In Roseibium algicola, the DNA window AGTTCAGCCGGTGAAATCGGTATGTAGATCATCTCGACCAAGACACATGCCTTTATGTTCTTCCCGCTGGTATCAGAACTGTAGCATCAAGTCGCTGGTCCGTTAATTGGCGTGCTTGCAGAGCAGGGGCACTGAACCTCCCGCCGAACAAAAAAAGCCAGCCCTGCGTTACCAGGGCTGGCTGATTGCATGTTGCTGCAGGCAGGCGATTACTGCAGCAGGGCCGGGGCGTTGTCCGGAACGGGGGCAGGCGGCACCTTGGTGTCGGTGAAGGCGGGGACGGCTGCTTCAAAGGCGTCCAGCCAGGCCACAAGTTTCGGATGGGTCTGCCGCCATTCGCCGGCAAAACGGATATCCAGGTAGCCGAGGGCGCAGGCGAGCGTCAGGGAGCCGGCATTGGCGTCTGCAGCGGTTGCCGGAACAGGTGGCGTGTTGTCTTCAAAGTGCTTCAGGCCACGGTCCATCTTGGCTGCCTGATAGGCGTCCCAGGCCGGATCACGGTACTTCGGTTCCTTGAAGCGCTTCTCGTAGACCCGAAGGATGGCCGCATCCATGATTCCGTCCGCCAGTGTCTGGTCCCGCAGGACCGGAAACCGGGCTTCACCCTCCGGAAACAGCTTGCCGCCGCCCGCCAGGAAGTCGAGGTATTCCAGAATGACGGAGCTGTCGTAGAGAACGTCGCCGTTTTCCAGGACCAGTGCCGGGATCTTGCCGAGCGGGTTCTGGCTGCGGAGGCTGTCAGAGGGATCGGCAGTATTGGCGTCTTCGATCTCGACCTTGCCCTTGAGGCCGAGAATGGACAGGGCGAGCTTCACCTTGCGGCCGAAAGGCGAAGGGGGAGACGAGCGAAGTTTCATCATGGGTCCGAACTCCTGAAAGAAGAAGGCGGTTGGGGTGTATAAGACGGTTAGCGTGCGCCGGGTGGCGGCACGGACAGGCTGCCGGCGCGGCAGCCGGATCTGTCGACCTCGCGGCAGGCACGGAATTCCAGATCCCGCGTGAGGCAGATGCGGACTTCCTCAAGTTCGCCCCGGTCGCAGGTGACGGCAAGCCCGTCCTCCTTGAGGCCCGGATTGGCAAGCCGGAAGGCTTTCTCAACGGTATCGGGTGCGGCCTTGCCGCGCTTGTCGAGTGTGCGGAAGGCCCCGGGGATCGTGATCTTGTCGAAAGCCTCGCGGGTGAGGTCGAAGTAGTCTTCCGGCGTCAGGCCGGAGCATGTGCCGTGCTTGCGCCATTCGTGGAAGACGAGATTGTGGCTCGGCATGATGTCTTCCATCGAAACGGCGATTTGCCGGTCGATGCGCTTCGGCGCGCCGGGGCAGCTTTCCGGGAAGCCACGCTCGTATTGGGGCCACAGGCCATGCACGACGAAGCGAAAGGGCTTGGAGACATCACATTGATGTGGATTGGCATCCGCGCCCTGTTGCTTGCAGTAGGTCGGCGACCAGGACAGGGCGAGGACATAGAAATCGAATTTTCCGGACTGATCAGCAGAGGCTGGCAGGCTCAGAAGTCCCGCCAGAAGGCAGACGGACAGTCTTCCGATATGGCCGAGCAGCGCCATGGATCAACCTTCTTGGGGAAGCCGTGGCCTTAGTGCGGGCGCGCCGTGCTGCAATGGTCGCCGTAGACCCGCCACTTGTCCAGAGGAGCGAGGCAGGCCTCCACATTCCAGCTGAGCCCGACGAAACCGGCGTGCTCTTCCACCATGTAGTGGACGGACTGAATGGTGCCGTCCGACAGGCTGGCCGTGCCCTTGCAGTAGCGGCGCTCGATCGGGCTGACGTCATTGCCGCTGTTGTTGACTTCACTGATGCCGTCGATGCTCAGGATCGTGCGGCCGCCGTAATAGTCCTTGCGAGCCCGGGCGACGGTGCCTGCGACGGCACTTTGAACGGATGCGGCCGTGCAATCCGGCAAGCGCTTGTCACTGCCAAACGAGAAGTAGACACGGTCGTCATTCGCGGCAGCCGGTGCAGCCAAGCTTGCGCAAAAGGCCAAGGCTGACAGGGTCAAGCAGACGGATCGGGCAATACTCACGGCATAAACTCCGGAAATCAAACTGTGTAGGAGACGATGGGGGAGCCGGGTCGGAAGGTCAAGGTTCGATCCCGGTAAAAGTGTCACTGTAGGGGCTTTATTCGCCGATCAGCTGCGTTACGTTCCAGCTGGTGCCGGGTCCCTGGTGCAGGACGTCGCACAACCAGGGCAGAACCAGGCGCATTTCCTCCGCAAGCGTGAAAGGGGCGTTGATCAGTGTCATGCCCGAACCGAGCATTCTGGTGTCCGGGCCGCTCTTGCCGACGTTGAGGTCGAGGCTCAGTACGTCGCGCAGGCCAGCTTCGTCGAAGTCGCCATGCATGCGCCGGATCGCTCTGACATCCTTCATCGGATACCAGAGTGCATAGGTGCCGCCTGGCCATTTCCTGTAGGCCTTCACCACGGCGTCGGTCATGCGGGAGAATTCGTCCGTCACCTCGAAGGCGGGGTCGATCAGCACAAGACCGCGTTTCTCCTTGGGGGGCAGAAAGCTTCCCATGGCAAGCCAGCCGTCCAGGTGGATGGTCTTGACCTGATGGTCTCCCGCGAACCGCTCCGCGAGCGTCTTGAAATCCGCCGGGTGCAGTTCCGTCAGCGTCAGGCGGTCCTGCTTGCGCATCAACTGCCGTGCGAC includes these proteins:
- a CDS encoding 23S rRNA (adenine(2030)-N(6))-methyltransferase RlmJ, with product MNYRHAYHAGNIGDVLKHVVLARLIAYFQRKDKAFRILDTHAGIGLYDLNSQEMQKTGEWQLGIGKVLEADIPPQIAELLAPWLTAVRALNDGDALKVYPGSPMVARQLMRKQDRLTLTELHPADFKTLAERFAGDHQVKTIHLDGWLAMGSFLPPKEKRGLVLIDPAFEVTDEFSRMTDAVVKAYRKWPGGTYALWYPMKDVRAIRRMHGDFDEAGLRDVLSLDLNVGKSGPDTRMLGSGMTLINAPFTLAEEMRLVLPWLCDVLHQGPGTSWNVTQLIGE
- a CDS encoding glutathione S-transferase family protein; this encodes MMKLRSSPPSPFGRKVKLALSILGLKGKVEIEDANTADPSDSLRSQNPLGKIPALVLENGDVLYDSSVILEYLDFLAGGGKLFPEGEARFPVLRDQTLADGIMDAAILRVYEKRFKEPKYRDPAWDAYQAAKMDRGLKHFEDNTPPVPATAADANAGSLTLACALGYLDIRFAGEWRQTHPKLVAWLDAFEAAVPAFTDTKVPPAPVPDNAPALLQ
- a CDS encoding ribonuclease T2 family protein → MALLGHIGRLSVCLLAGLLSLPASADQSGKFDFYVLALSWSPTYCKQQGADANPHQCDVSKPFRFVVHGLWPQYERGFPESCPGAPKRIDRQIAVSMEDIMPSHNLVFHEWRKHGTCSGLTPEDYFDLTREAFDKITIPGAFRTLDKRGKAAPDTVEKAFRLANPGLKEDGLAVTCDRGELEEVRICLTRDLEFRACREVDRSGCRAGSLSVPPPGAR